CGGGCGCTGATCCGCGTCTCGGCCGAAACCGGCAAGATCACCCTGCCCTTCATCGCCATGCAGGGCGGTGCGGACCGCCTGGTGGATCCGGACGGCGCGCAAATCCTCCACGAGAAAGCCGGATCCAAGGATAAGACGCTGAAAATCTACGCGGGGCTCTACCACGAGATCTTCAATGAGCCGGAACGCGAGCAGGTGTTCCGCGACATAGAATCCTGGCTCGCCGCGCACCTTTGATCCTCCGATACGGCCGGAGAGCATGGTCGTCAACGAAGGAACCTTCCGCGGCCCGCGGAACCTCCGTATCCATCACCGATCCTGGCTGCCCGAAGCCGAAGCGCGGGCGGCGCTGATCATCCTCCACGGGCTGGGCTCGCACTGCGGCCGTTACCAGACCGTGGTCGGGCGATTCGTTCCGCGCGGGATCGCCGTGTTCGGATTCGACCAGATCGGCCACGGCCTTTCCGAGGGGGTGCGCGGCCGGATCGAACGCTTCGAAGATTTCAGCCGGACGCTCGGCGCGTTTCACCGCCTGGTGTTGGAATGGGAAGGGGGCAAACCCGTCTTCCTGTTCGGCCACAGCATGGGCGGGTTGGTCGCCGCCTACCACCTGCTCGATCATCCCACCGGTTTCCGCGGCGCCGTATTCTCCGCCCCGGCGGTGAAGATCAGCCGCAGGATTTCGCCGGCGCGGATCGCCGCCGGCCTCGTCCTCTCGGCGGTCGCGCCGGGGATGGGAGTGATGCGGATGAACGCCGCGGCCCTTTCGCGCGACCCGGACGCGCAGCGGGCCTACCGCGCGGACCCGCTGGTCCACCACGGCAAAACCTCCGCCCGGCTGGCGGCGGAAATCCTGCGCGCGGCGCGGCGCGCGGCGCGCGAGGCGCACCGCATCACCCTGCCGTTCCTCGCCTTTCAAGGCGGCGAGGACGGGATCGTCGATCCCGGCGCCGCGCGGCTGCTTTATGACCGGGCGGCTTCCGCAGACAAGACGCTTCGCATCTACGACGGGATGCCGCATGAGACGTTCCACGGGCCGGGGGGCGAGCAGGTGCTGGGGGACATGCAACGCTGGATCGAAGCGCGGATTTGAGGACGCCGGATCGGAGAAAAAGCGAGATCGGCGGCGGCGGTTTTTATACCAGGCGATGATGAAGATTGGCCTTTTCACGACCGCGGAACCGGCGGAAAAACGGACGGACGCGGAAACCCGCCCCTTTAATTCCCGGCGCCCGGCTGCGCTATTCGGTTATGGAAACAACGCGGTGTTCCGCACCAAGTCTAACAGAATATTCCCCATGCCGATCCCGCCGCGCAAGAGCCGGTACGCGTAATACAGCGCCGCCAGCCGATCCTCCCGCATGCCGTACCGCTGGCGGAGATATTCGCGGCTGGGGAAGGCAAGTTTCCAAAGATACGCCAGCCGGTTTTTCCACCCGGCGACTCCCATAAAATCCCGCAGATGATGAAAATACCGGGAGGTGCTTGTCGCCTCCGCCAAGAAGGCGTTGCCGCGGCGATGCAGTTCGCGGTCGAAGCCCTCCGGTACGGGAATCCGCCACAGCGCGGCCGCCTCCCGCAAAGCGGCTTGCACGGCGGACAGCAACCCGAAGGACCGCGCCGCCTCGGCCAGTTCCTCCGCGTTTATCGCTTTTCCCCAGCGCGCCTGCACCCGGGCGATATCGTACAGCTGAAGCAAACCGGCTCCCCCGTGGTGGAGGGAATAATGCCCCGTCAGGTGCAGGAGCGTCGCCGCGGGGGAAAGCATCCGCGCGCTTCGGCCGCGGATCTCAACCGGCGCGGCGCGCTCCCAAAACCATGCCACGGGAATGCGCTTCGAAAAGGAGGGCGGGTTGAAGATATGCCAGTGTGGCTCCACCATCAACCCGGAAGCGTCGGGCCGGACAAAGCTCAGTTCGGATCGGAACTCCTGTTCGAACCCCCGTCCCAGGTTGTGGCATTCCATGTACCCGCGCCCGGCCAGGATCCGCGCGCATTCCGGCACGGCATCCTTCGGAATCAGCAGGTCGAGGTCGCACATCGGCCGCTGAGTCACGGTGTCATACAAGGCCACGGCCAGGGCGCCGCCCTTCAAGACAATCACCGGTATGCGCGCCGCGGCGAAAGAGTCCAGCAGGGCGGCCAGCTCCCGGAAAATCTCCTCGCTTTGATTCGCCGAACGGAGAAAATTGCGCCGAAAATCGGATACCGCTTGCGGAGGAATTTCCCGCAGCATTCCGGTTTTCTTGGCGGATTCGAACAGCAAGGGCGTCAGCCTTTGCCGTTCCGCCCGGGCGATCACCTTGCCCCAATCCGGTGACGCCGGCGGAGGCGGCAGGCCCTCCCGGACCTGCGGTGGAAAATTCCGGCCGATGAAATGGACCAGCGTGCGGTCTTCCTCGGTGAGTTTCATGGATCGAGATCCAGCTCGCGCGGATCGATCAGCAGGCGGAACGGCCGCCGGATCCGCCAACCGCCGCACCCTTCCTCCATCTGGCCGATGACGAGCCGGCCCCACAGCATGCGCCAAATGCGCCGCCCGTTCGCCGCAAACAGCACCTTCCGCGGACGCCAGCCGGACGGCAGCCAGCACCAGATGCGGCCCGCACCCGCAATCGCGCGGTAGGGGGCATGGAGAAAACGGTTCGCCGCCGCGCCGAAGGGCAGTCCAACGCGCAACAACTGCGCCCACAGGCGTCCGGAAAATCCGTTGGCCACGTTCCGCACCCTTCCGCCCCGCCGGGCGGCGGTCACCCGGCCGATGATTTGATCGGCGCCGATCAGCCAGTCATCCGGTTGGAAGCAGCCGTCACCCCGGGTGCGGATTCCTTCGAGAGTGACGGACTCCACCCGGTGGACGATGGACTCCGCCCGGCCGGGAGCATGGAAGAGGACGATGTCGCCCGCCCGGACAGGACGATCCCGATACGGTTCGATTTCCAGCACATCCGGTTCGCCCAGGGTCGGATTCATGCTCCTTCCGGAATACACAGCCGTTTGGGACGGGTTCAATCTCATTTCAGCACCCGCTCGACTTCCCGCCAGAACTCGCCCTCCAGACTCACACGCAGCAAATGCGCGGGCACGGCCCGGGCCAGACCGCAAACCGCTTCGAACCGCACCCGCCGGAGAGGCCGCAATTCCGCGGGGGGAAGCCTGGCATCCAGCGCATTGATCTGGCGCGCCGATTCGCTCAATAAGGCGGCGGCATGCCCCGCGCCCAAAGGTTCCAGAGAATCCCGCTCGGCCCGCTTGAGAAAAACACAGGCGCACAACGGAGTCGAAGCTTGGACGTCCCAAATGCCTCCGGCCTGGTCGGCATAAAAGAAGGTACTCCACGTGGGCCAGGGGTGCGCCCGGTATCCGCCTTCCCCGGATGGTACGACGAGGGCCGCATCGTCGCTCAACGACCGCCACGGGGCTGTCAGGCGGAGGCTGACAGTGGTTTTTCCGGTGCCGCCGGATGCGGAAAAGACCACCCCCTTGCCGGCGGATGCTTCGAACCGGTACTCGGCCAAAGCGCCGTGCAGCAGGACGGCTCCATCCCGCAACAGCACGAGGGCCAAGGCATGCGAGATCGCCGTGTATCGATCGAACTCCGCATACTCGGGCGATCTGGGCCGCGGAAGGACGCAGAAAAAAACCTCCGGCTGCGGATCCGGAGGAGCGCTGAAAATGATCATCTTCCGCAAGCCGTCCGCATCTGCCTCCGCCATGGGCGCCGGCGCAAGATTCATCACGGACGCCAGCCCGGCCACGACGGACTCCGCCGCCGGATCCCCGGCCGCCACGTACCAACGCGCGCCGTTGCCCAACCGGAAGCGGTAGCAGGCGGCCACTCCATCTTCGCGCGGCGAAGCCCCGTTATTCGGCATCCGGGGTTCGAGCGGGAACGCGGGATTCCCCCGCCACAAGGCGTTTCATGCGCCGCGTTCCCCCCAGCCAAATCCGCCGCACAAGCGAATCCAGCGGAACCCGGCCGATCGCATGCCGCCAAAAATGCCGCCGGACGAAGGGCGCGAAATGCTTTTGCGTCCACGCGTTCCGGATTTCCGGCGGAAGGCCGGAAACGTGGTCCGCCGAGTAGTATCCGGTGACGGCCTCCTCCGTCCACGGATTGCGGGCGAAAAAATCCCCGCCCCGTTCGGCATACAGCGGTGTGCCCGGATATATCTGCAGGTCGTTCCATTGAAACGAGGTGGGATCGGCCCGCCGAAGCCAAGCCAGGCGTTGGTCGAGCACAGCGAGGGTTTCGTTTTCGGTGCGCCGGAGCATATAGGCGTGGACGTCCAACCCGGCGCGGCGGCAGAGGCGCACCGCCCGCTCGCCCTGATCCACCGTCGCGCCCTTACCGAGTCTGTCCAACTCCTCCTGGGAACCCGTTTCGATTCCGATTTCGACCAAAACGCATCCGGACTGTTTCAGCAATCGGGCCAGTTCCGGCGAAAGCCGGTCGGAGCGGGCTTGGATGCTCCACCGCAGCCGGCGATGCAACCCCAGCCGCCGCAGGCCGGCGCAAATTTTCCGCACCCGCCCTTCGTCGGCCAGGAAGTCGTTGTCGTGAAAGTGGATCCCGTCCACCGGATATTCGGCGGCCAGCTTTCGCACCCATTCCAGGATGTATTCGGCGCTGTGGAATCGGATCCCGCGCCCGTAGGTGAGGGATTCGGCGCAGAAGCGGCAGCGGAATTCGCATCCCCGCGACGTGATCAGGGTGACCGCCCGCAGATTATGGCCGCGGACCGTGTACGCGGTCCGCTCGGTGTAAAAACCCATATCCATCAGGTCGAAGGCCGGGAGCGCCAAACCGTCCAAATCGGCGACCTGAGCCTTGGGCGCATTCCCCGGCCGGACTCCCGATCCATCCCGCCGCCACACTCCCGGCAGCGCCGCCGGATCCGTCCCGTCCGCCAGCTTGGAGAGCACCTCTTCGCCTTCCCCGGCCACCACGCCGTCCAATTCGGGGATCTTCCGCAACGTCAGTTCCGGGAGGGCAGTGGCATGATACCCTCCGGCCCAGATCTCTCCGCGGAATCCTTCCTTGCGGATCAACCCCGCGCAATGGACGGTGTCGTGAATCAGAGGGGTGATCGTACTCAGACCGACCCAATCCGGCCGGAAACCGGCAATCCGCGCCAGCATCGATTTATCTGCGGCGGATACGCCTTGTCCGGCGCGGGACTGCACGGCAAAGCGGTCGAAGATCTCCGCCGCGTGTCCATCCCGACGCAACTGCGCCGCCATGAATGGAAGGCCCAACGGCATCCACCGGACAGGCGTCAGGGGGGAAAACGGGGAAATAAACAGGAAGCGCATCTGCCGGAAGGAAAGCATACGGGTGGCGGCTTTGGTATCAGCCGCCACCCGCAACGGTTTGGGAAAATCCCTTCAAAACGGAAGGGGATTCGGGACGGTGTTTTACGGATTAGAAAACCAAAGAACCGGTCGAGCACGTGGGAGTGGCGGCGCTGCCGTTAAAGCAACCAACCGGCAAGCCTCCTTCGCCGCGCTGGATGGCGCTTAATTCCACGACGACAGGGGCTTCATATTCCGGCTTTTCCTGGGGAATTTCCTGGGTTTCCTTGGGCAGTTCCGGCATGTCGTTCTCCTTGTGGGAATCCGGCCCGAATAATCCTAGCTTGAAAGATTACTTATTATACACCTTGTCAGAAAACGGGAAAAACCATCCCCCGGAGGCGGAGAACAGCCAATGGGCCAGGCGTGCCTCCGGCCGTTTTCGCGCATCTGGTGGACGCCGCCGACTCGGCGATTCAGCCGGGCGATCATTCCGGCATCAACCGCGAGGTCGGAAACAGCCCCTGCGACTCAGCGGCTTCGCAGAACCAATGGGCGGCGAACAGGTTCCGGCTGCGGTAAAAATTAAGCGCCAGGCACCCCCCCAGGCAACGGCTGTTCATCAGGCAACGGCCGCATACCCCCTCCAGACGACCCGGCAGTCCGTCGCGGACGGTGTTCAGGACGGGGTGATCCCTCCACACCTCCGCCAAGGGGACGACGCCCACGCGGCCGAAAACCAACTCGGGCTCATGCACGCCGATCCCGCACAGCGCATATTCGCCGTCCGGCAGCACGCCCAAAATTTCCTTGATGCCGCACACGCTGCAGCCGTCGCCGGCGGAGAGGGTCCGCAGCGAGCGAAACGCCGGCGGGTAATGGAAGAACAGCCGCAACCGCGTCGAGCGGGCCAACTCCCCTTCCACCCGGCGTCCGATTTCGATCAATTCCGACACGGCGAGGTTCTGCTCACCCCCGTGCAGCGCCGCGCCGCGCTCGATCGGCTGAACGACGTTGAACTTTACCGATCCCGCCCCCAGACTTTCCGCCAACCGGACCACCGCCTCAATCTGCCCGGCGTTGTGCCGTAGGATGGAAAAGACGACCTGCGGCCGAATCCCGGCGGCAGCTAGATGGCGGATCCCTTCCAGCGCTTGTTCGAACGATCCGGGAACGCCGCGCACCCAATCGTGGGCGGCGGCATCCGCCCCGTCCAGACTGACCGAGACGAAAGGCTCGCCGGCTGAGGCGATTTCGATCGCCAATTCCGGAGTGCACAAGACTCCGTTGGTTTCCACAGCCAGACGCAATCCTTCCCGCCGGACCGCCGCCAAGAGGGTGGATATGTCCGGATGCAGGAGCGGCTCGCCGCCGGTCAATTTGACGGATTGCAAACCCAAGGGTTTGGCTTGGCGCAGGATTTCTTCGAACGCCGGCGGG
The Anaerolineales bacterium genome window above contains:
- a CDS encoding lysophospholipase, translating into MVVNEGTFRGPRNLRIHHRSWLPEAEARAALIILHGLGSHCGRYQTVVGRFVPRGIAVFGFDQIGHGLSEGVRGRIERFEDFSRTLGAFHRLVLEWEGGKPVFLFGHSMGGLVAAYHLLDHPTGFRGAVFSAPAVKISRRISPARIAAGLVLSAVAPGMGVMRMNAAALSRDPDAQRAYRADPLVHHGKTSARLAAEILRAARRAAREAHRITLPFLAFQGGEDGIVDPGAARLLYDRAASADKTLRIYDGMPHETFHGPGGEQVLGDMQRWIEARI
- a CDS encoding nucleotidyltransferase family protein, producing MKLTEEDRTLVHFIGRNFPPQVREGLPPPPASPDWGKVIARAERQRLTPLLFESAKKTGMLREIPPQAVSDFRRNFLRSANQSEEIFRELAALLDSFAAARIPVIVLKGGALAVALYDTVTQRPMCDLDLLIPKDAVPECARILAGRGYMECHNLGRGFEQEFRSELSFVRPDASGLMVEPHWHIFNPPSFSKRIPVAWFWERAAPVEIRGRSARMLSPAATLLHLTGHYSLHHGGAGLLQLYDIARVQARWGKAINAEELAEAARSFGLLSAVQAALREAAALWRIPVPEGFDRELHRRGNAFLAEATSTSRYFHHLRDFMGVAGWKNRLAYLWKLAFPSREYLRQRYGMREDRLAALYYAYRLLRGGIGMGNILLDLVRNTALFP
- a CDS encoding S26 family signal peptidase, giving the protein MNPTLGEPDVLEIEPYRDRPVRAGDIVLFHAPGRAESIVHRVESVTLEGIRTRGDGCFQPDDWLIGADQIIGRVTAARRGGRVRNVANGFSGRLWAQLLRVGLPFGAAANRFLHAPYRAIAGAGRIWCWLPSGWRPRKVLFAANGRRIWRMLWGRLVIGQMEEGCGGWRIRRPFRLLIDPRELDLDP
- the scmC gene encoding SynChlorMet cassette protein ScmC translates to MPNNGASPREDGVAACYRFRLGNGARWYVAAGDPAAESVVAGLASVMNLAPAPMAEADADGLRKMIIFSAPPDPQPEVFFCVLPRPRSPEYAEFDRYTAISHALALVLLRDGAVLLHGALAEYRFEASAGKGVVFSASGGTGKTTVSLRLTAPWRSLSDDAALVVPSGEGGYRAHPWPTWSTFFYADQAGGIWDVQASTPLCACVFLKRAERDSLEPLGAGHAAALLSESARQINALDARLPPAELRPLRRVRFEAVCGLARAVPAHLLRVSLEGEFWREVERVLK
- a CDS encoding B12-binding domain-containing radical SAM protein translates to MGLPFMAAQLRRDGHAAEIFDRFAVQSRAGQGVSAADKSMLARIAGFRPDWVGLSTITPLIHDTVHCAGLIRKEGFRGEIWAGGYHATALPELTLRKIPELDGVVAGEGEEVLSKLADGTDPAALPGVWRRDGSGVRPGNAPKAQVADLDGLALPAFDLMDMGFYTERTAYTVRGHNLRAVTLITSRGCEFRCRFCAESLTYGRGIRFHSAEYILEWVRKLAAEYPVDGIHFHDNDFLADEGRVRKICAGLRRLGLHRRLRWSIQARSDRLSPELARLLKQSGCVLVEIGIETGSQEELDRLGKGATVDQGERAVRLCRRAGLDVHAYMLRRTENETLAVLDQRLAWLRRADPTSFQWNDLQIYPGTPLYAERGGDFFARNPWTEEAVTGYYSADHVSGLPPEIRNAWTQKHFAPFVRRHFWRHAIGRVPLDSLVRRIWLGGTRRMKRLVAGESRVPARTPDAE
- the scmF gene encoding SynChlorMet cassette radical SAM/SPASM protein ScmF; this encodes MSGYPLRQIYFYLTAGCNLACRHCWLAPKRDADGTRYPVLAPPAFEEILRQAKPLGLQSVKLTGGEPLLHPDISTLLAAVRREGLRLAVETNGVLCTPELAIEIASAGEPFVSVSLDGADAAAHDWVRGVPGSFEQALEGIRHLAAAGIRPQVVFSILRHNAGQIEAVVRLAESLGAGSVKFNVVQPIERGAALHGGEQNLAVSELIEIGRRVEGELARSTRLRLFFHYPPAFRSLRTLSAGDGCSVCGIKEILGVLPDGEYALCGIGVHEPELVFGRVGVVPLAEVWRDHPVLNTVRDGLPGRLEGVCGRCLMNSRCLGGCLALNFYRSRNLFAAHWFCEAAESQGLFPTSRLMPE